One Streptomyces lincolnensis genomic region harbors:
- a CDS encoding TIGR03842 family LLM class F420-dependent oxidoreductase, producing the protein MDFGLVLQTDPPASKVVSLMKRAERNGFTYGWTFDSAVLWQEPFVIYSQILANTAKLKVGPMVTNPGTRTWEVTASTFATLNDMFGNRTVCGIGRGDSAMRVAGRTPNTLARISEAMKVIRALGSGQEADLGGTVVKFPWTKEDAELPVWMAAYGPKALKMTGEEADGFILQLADLYLTEYMVKAVKDAAVAAGRDPSEVTICVAAPAYVTEDDSPEALAHAREQCRWFGGMVGNHVADLVSKYGEHSAQVPDELTDYIKAREGYDYSHHGRSGNPDTQFVPDEIVDRFCLIGPVERHIEKLNALRELGVDQFAVYDMHDAQEAVIDAYGSKVIPALNA; encoded by the coding sequence TCAGCCTGATGAAGCGGGCCGAGCGCAACGGTTTCACCTACGGCTGGACCTTCGACTCCGCCGTGCTCTGGCAGGAACCGTTCGTGATCTACAGCCAGATCCTGGCCAACACCGCGAAGCTGAAGGTCGGCCCGATGGTCACCAACCCGGGTACCCGTACCTGGGAGGTCACCGCCTCCACCTTCGCCACCCTCAACGACATGTTCGGCAACCGCACGGTGTGCGGCATCGGCCGCGGCGACTCCGCGATGCGCGTCGCGGGCCGCACACCGAACACCCTCGCCCGCATCAGCGAGGCCATGAAGGTCATCCGCGCCCTCGGCTCGGGGCAGGAGGCCGACCTCGGCGGCACGGTCGTGAAGTTCCCCTGGACCAAGGAGGACGCCGAACTCCCCGTCTGGATGGCCGCGTACGGCCCCAAGGCGCTGAAGATGACCGGCGAGGAGGCCGACGGGTTCATCCTCCAGCTCGCCGACCTGTACCTCACCGAGTACATGGTGAAGGCGGTCAAGGACGCGGCCGTCGCCGCCGGGCGCGATCCGTCGGAGGTGACGATCTGCGTGGCGGCCCCCGCCTATGTCACCGAGGACGACTCGCCCGAGGCGCTCGCCCACGCGCGCGAGCAGTGCCGCTGGTTCGGCGGCATGGTCGGCAACCACGTGGCCGACCTGGTGTCGAAGTACGGCGAGCACTCGGCTCAGGTCCCCGACGAACTCACCGACTACATCAAGGCCCGTGAGGGGTACGACTACTCCCACCACGGGCGCAGCGGCAACCCCGACACCCAGTTCGTGCCCGACGAGATCGTGGACCGGTTCTGCCTCATCGGGCCGGTCGAGAGGCACATCGAGAAGCTGAACGCGTTGCGCGAACTGGGCGTGGACCAGTTCGCCGTGTACGACATGCACGACGCTCAGGAAGCCGTGATCGACGCCTACGGCTCGAAGGTCATCCCCGCCCTCAACGCCTGA